A window of Synechococcus sp. WH 8109 genomic DNA:
TCCGGTATTTCCGATACATCTCCGTGTCCTGCAGCATCACGGAGATGAAGCTGCAGCCGAGTTCCTCGGCCACCTTGCCGTCGTAGTGACTCATGCGGTGACAGGTGCCGCAGTCTTCAGAGCTGAACTTGATCAGGTGCATCGGCAACGGCCCAGGAAAGGATCTCTCCAGCATGGAAAGGAACCAGTCCATTCACAAGTTCCGGCACGAGATGGTCACGCCGTCGCAACGTGATGCGACACGTGTTGGCTGGACGGTTGTAAAAGGCCGGCCCATTCAGGCTGGTGAAGGCTTCGAGATGCTCCAGAGCACCCTCCTCATCAAAAACCTGGGCGTAACTCTCCAAGGCGAAGGGCGCATTGAAGATGCCGGCGCATCCGCAGGCACTTTCCTTGAATGCTCGTTCGTGCGGTGCCGTGTCGGTGCCGAGAAAGAAGCGTGGGGCACCGCTGGTGGCCGCCCGGCGCAGGGCCTGACGGTGACATTCCCGCTTGGCCACTGGGAGGCAATAAAAATCACTGCGCAACCCGCCGGCGAACATCGCGTTGCGGTTGATGTGCAGATGGTGGGGGGTGATGGTGGCGGCGAGATGACGATCCGCTGAGCTGACGTACTGCACCGCTTGCTCGGTGGTGATGTGCTCGAACACAACCTTCAACTCGGGATGGCGGTCCCGCAGCGGTGCCAGATGGCGTTCTATAAAAACTGCCTCCCGGTCGAAGATATCGATCTCGCTGTCCGTGACTTCACCATGGATCAGCAAGGGCATGCCGATCCGGGCCATCGTTTCCAGCACAGGATCGATCTGCAGCAGATCCGTCACCCCTGCGGCGGAATTGGTGGTGGCGTTGGCGGGATAAAGCTTGGCGGCAGCAAAAACGCCCTCTCGAAATCCTGTCTCCAACTCGGCAGGAGCGATCGAATCCGTGAGGTACGCCGTCATCAGGGGCGTGAACTCCAGATCAGCGGGGCACGCCGCCTGAATACGGTCGCGGTATGCCCGTGCAGCAGCCACCGTGGTGACAGGGGGACGCAGGTTGGGCATCACGATGGCCCGCTGAAAACGGCGGGCTGTATGGGCCACAACCTGGTTCAGCATCTCCCCATCGCGGAGATGCACGTGCCAATCATCTGGGGCGATGATCGAGATCTGATCAGACATTCAGCGGCAAACCGTTCACTGCAAGTCGCAAGGCATCGAGGCGATCACCAGTGATGTGGCTTTGGGGGAGCCGATCCAACAGCTTCAGCTTC
This region includes:
- the pyrC gene encoding dihydroorotase — encoded protein: MSDQISIIAPDDWHVHLRDGEMLNQVVAHTARRFQRAIVMPNLRPPVTTVAAARAYRDRIQAACPADLEFTPLMTAYLTDSIAPAELETGFREGVFAAAKLYPANATTNSAAGVTDLLQIDPVLETMARIGMPLLIHGEVTDSEIDIFDREAVFIERHLAPLRDRHPELKVVFEHITTEQAVQYVSSADRHLAATITPHHLHINRNAMFAGGLRSDFYCLPVAKRECHRQALRRAATSGAPRFFLGTDTAPHERAFKESACGCAGIFNAPFALESYAQVFDEEGALEHLEAFTSLNGPAFYNRPANTCRITLRRRDHLVPELVNGLVPFHAGEILSWAVADAPDQVQL